The sequence AATAAAATGCAGCGCTTAGGGTATATGGTTTATTGGTGCATTGTTCCTTGACAAGATCAAACTGGTTGGAAGGTGCTAGATTTGCCTTTGGCATTTCCCAGGACCACCCTTTTATCACCATTCACCCTAAACTCTTTCTGGCCAACACTGGCCATGGTGGCAGGTGGCCGGTAGCCAGTCTCCTCTGCGTAACTAGAATTTAGGTTCTCCCCATTCTTCAATCCACTTGAGTTCCATTGCAAGCCAACAATCATACCAGTGTCAGGCATTGAAGATCTGACCTCAGTGTGTCTTCTAATTAGGAAGCCATTTTTTTCATGTAGTCCTTGGTGAACCATCAGATTCCATTTTCCCTTGTCCATTCAAGTAACGATAGGTTGGTGACTCTACCCAGAAATGACCCGGCCAAGCTGATGGTGGACCTGTGCCTGGATTGGGCCACACTCCACTCGCTCCCCGTCCACAGTCATATAGCCTTTTGTTGAGTGAGGTACCAGGCGGAAGGCTCGAGTTTGAATGTACAACACATGTGGGCTCTGGACCTGCAAATGGGTACCTTTCTCCATAGccaaaaagagactcaaaagggCAGACCGAGAGATGCCTGCCTTTACCACTATCAGGTGGATAATACCATCACTGAGCAAAGCGGCTGGTGCACATATGAAGTCCTCCCCAAGATGCGTTTGGCAAGCGGCAAGTACCAGCACCAACTCCTCATCCTCTACCAATGTCCAGTGGCTGGGCACAGGTTGATCCAGTGGCACTAGTAGAGTGTCCTTTGGCCCATTTGTACCAGTGGTAAATTGCTGTGAGTTAGGGCTGCTGTCTGTCTTTGCTTCTAAGGAGAGGTAGGCCACCTTACCCTGATAAACCCTGAGGGATGCCAGGCGCCATAATGTACCCAGTGTAAAGCGGGCTCCACCAATGGGACGGAGCCGCTCACTCTCTATGTCTACATCTGACACAAAGCCCCAGGACACGCTGAGGAAGGAGAAGAGGCGGTGGCCAGATGCTGTGGTCACTGACATTAGATCCATTGGGGAGATCAGGCCCTTGCACAGGAGGAAGGTGCAGTTTAGCAGGAGGTGGTTACCAGTCACAGGAGGGAACcttggagagaatgaaaacaggTATTCAGAGGAACATCAGTGCCCTCCAGACCACACCGCCCAGCTCAGAGACCACATACCTGCTATAGTTGTTAATAGATGAAGCCAGTGCATTCCCAGAACCTCCTGGAAGGATGGCCAGCGGCTTCTGGATTGCATCACACCAATCTGCTCTCTCCATCAGCCCATTGATTACCTGCAGACATGATTATTGAAGAAATTTTAGTTTATTGGCATATAGTAAAAGCCTGAGGCATCAGATGGTACAGAAACTCACCTCAAAGATGAGGCCATCGCCCGAAAGGATCACCACAATATCCCATTGGGACAGTTCAGCTGTTCTCATGAGGTCCCTAGCGTGGTTCTGCTTGTCTGAAAACAAAGAGTATATGAATGACTGCTAATCTGCCGACATGTTTATTGACCCCCAggtttgctcacctaccagtgaccagcaGGGTGTACTGAATGTCTGCCTCCATCAGCATTTTCTTCACCTGGTTGTGGAAGATGCTCACTGCTTGTCCACTACCACCTTGAGGGTTCACCAGTACCAGTGCCCGGCAGACCTGTGGCAGAAGTCCATAACGGCAGCCTGTTGACAAACACAAAGCACCAGATTAGTGGGCAGTCATTGTCATTGAATCTTTTCTTGCTTAAGGGGTAGTGGGCTTCAAAAGAATCCTGAGTAGACAACAGAGAATTTACAACATAAGACATTTGTCAAACGAGAGAAGAGCATTCAGTTCATTAGGCTTATTTGCTCAGTTGTCCTAATATCTCCttctgattcttcttaaaggctgtcaaggtttctgcttcaactccatacCGCAGTAGTTTGTAGTAATCTGGAACAACTCTTTGATAAAAGAAGTGCATCCTGGTTCCAGTCTTAAGTGCACTTCCCCTTATTTTGCAATGGTGGGCTAGAGCACACGATCCACCATTAAGATGAAAGAATTTGATGGGCTGTACTTTTATCAGTACCATTGAGAATTTTACAATTTTCATGAAAATCTTGGAGGATCTTGCTATTAACTTCATGCGTTTAATTTTCATGTTTAgttggacttgaacccaactgGACATCTTTGAAATCACCATCTAACCTAACAGAACTTGAGAGGAGCTGCAGAgaggaatggcagaaaatctgGTTGCATCAGACCCAAGGAGACTCTAGGCTGGAATCGCTGCCAAAGGGGTTTCAAATAAGTTCTGAATAAAGGGTCCATGTAATATGTCAGgtctattttaaatgcattttcaaaaatctaTAAAATCTGGTTTTTACTTTGGCATTCGGAggtattaaaacattttctgacgagggaaaaaaaataatgtgaatgATTTTAGTATAAAgctgcaacacaacaaaatgtgtaaaaagttaaAGGGGGCTGAAGGCACTTTAACTATCAATCTGTCTTAAGACAGTCTGTAAACCTCTCCAGGATTACACAACCTAATGTTCACCAGCAGGCAGGTTGTGCTGTTCGCTGTAACAAGTGTGCGAACTCCGGTGATTTGTTGGCATTCATAAAGGTCGTATCAGATATTctacaaagagagaaaaaaaaaacatgatatgTTTCCCTTCAGCAATAACCCTTTCCAAGACTTGCGGCTTTTGGTCAGGTGTCTAAaatttttctggagaaaaatcATCATGGAGCGTCAAGAAGAGCCATGTTTTTTGTACACATTTGAGATAGCTAAGTGCTTTGTGCCAACCCATCTTTGATGTGAATGGCTATTATCTCATAACAAGAAGATAACATAAAAATGATGTGCCACTTTGCATACTCCAGAAAGGACACGTTTTCTCTAGGGAACACTATAGAAGATGGCAGGTCAAGCTCTGCGGAGGTCCTATGGTGATGAGCTTCCAGACAATTGGGTAGTAGACATTTCGGGTGAATTTCACGTTGCTATTTGATGTTGTGTATTTACTGCCCCGTCCATTTAGTTTATCTTGAATCCCACGTGTGCTGGATTTAGACCTTTTactacacaatattaaaaacacaagacaaaagTGCCGACAACAAACGAATCGCCAGTTATCGTTCAAATGAATGGCACCCAGATTGAGCAAGTTCAAGAATTCAAATACATGGGCTTGTTGGTACAAGAGAAGAAAGTAGCGTCCACAGCAGAGGTCCACACACAAATTGGTCACGCAACTGCTGCATTCGCTTCCTCCAAGTGGTTCCTGTGGAAGCAAACCAACATTTCCAGCAGAGGCAAGATGTGCCCTTCTGGACCCTATTCCTACTGATTCTCCTCTATGGAGTGGAAACTTGGACACAACTCAGATCAGACATTACCAAATTGGAGGTCTTCTAAATGCACTGCCTATGCCAGATTTTATGAGTCTCGCTTCCAGACCGCCTTTGAAATGAGGATACTTGACGCAAATGAGAACACCAGCCGACAGTTGAGGAGCAGATTCAGAAATGACAATTATGATGGCTCAGCAACGTTTGTAGAGTGGAAAACAGCTGGCTACTCCACACACTCCTCTGGTGAAAGCAACCTATGCAGTGGAGAGTCCAGCGAATAGTACCAAAGAAAACGTGGGCCAAACAGGTCGAAGAAGACATAAAGAATCAACGAATCACCTTTGATGATGCCAGAACAGTGGCCGTGGACCGCTAAGCATGGAAACGTCTCGTAAACTAAATCTGTCAACCATTGGCTCCAACAGCAGTGTATGGGCTTAGGAAACTACCTAAACCAAGCGCCAGCTAGGGATCAAAGGATGGGAAGGACAGAATATTATAGTTGGAATCTCCAGTGCCCACATTGTGCCCATCACATTGAGAAGACTCCCACCTGTGTGCATCACTCTTGATGTGCAGATTAGGGGAGGTTTAACTGTCGGTCacaattcagtttttgttttctggagatggtttatttaacaatattttgagaTGTGCCCagctgcagacccccatgattcAATAGCTCCACTGGACAGCCAAGTGCATTGCAGATTTTGTTACTTGGTTTACTTGTCCAACCCtgatcttaaccatagtgtaaccatCACTGATGTTTAATATAAAGTGACAAACCCCTCAATGGAGTGGCACTCTGGAGGTCCGCAGCTACAGTCTATTGAATATTTTATCAGAAATGCCTGTTTTTGGGATGATGTCAGAGTACAACTGGCCAACTTGAACTGTGGattatacactcactggccactttatcaAGTACACCTTGGTAGTATCAGAACTGTCATATTcttcatggcattgattcaacaaggtactagaaacattcctcagggatgtgggtccatattgacatgatagcaccttgcagttgctgcagatttgtcggctgtaCACGAATGATGTTAATCTcctattccaccacatcccaaaggtgctctattggattgacaTCTTTTGACTGTGGatgccatttgagtccagtgaactcattagcatgtttaagaaaccagtttgagatgatttgaagtatcctgctggaagtagcaatcagaagatgggtacactgcggtcataaagggatgacCATGGTCAGCAATAATACTGAGGTAGGCTGTGGCATGTAAATGATAcccagttggtactaaggggccaaagtgtgccaagaaaatatcccccacaccattacaccaccaccaaccTGAGCTgatgatacaaggcaggatggatccatgctttcatgttgttgacaccaaatttaGATTTTACCATTCgaagcagaaatcgagactcgtcagaccaggcgATGTTTtctaatcttctgttgtccaattttgttgAGCCTGTGGAAATTACGGCCTCAGTTGCCCGTTCTTAGTTGGCAGGGGTGGTTCCGTtggggtctcctgctgctgtagcccatctgcttcaaggttcgacatgttgtgtgttcagagatgctcttcttcatacctcggttgtaatgagtggtcatttcagttactgttgcctttttatcagctcaaaccagtctggacattttcctctgacctctggcatcacaaaggcatttttgcccaaagaactgctgctcactggacattttccctttttctgaccattttctGTCAACCTtaaaaatggttgtgtgtgaaaatcctagTAGATGAGCAGTTTCTGAAACACTCAGAGCAGCCTTATCTGGCACTAACAACCaggccacgttcaaagtcacttcagtcccctctctttcccattctgatactcggtttgaacttcagcagatcatcttgacaatgtctacaggccacaatgcattgagttgctgtcaagtgattggctgatcagatatttgtgttaacaagcagttgaacaggtgaacctaataaagtggccagtgagtgtacgATGGAGACGTAACGTGACATTATGTGCATACAAATGATGAAAgcacttcagatttttttttttatgtctggtACCTCCTGATTCACTGGTATGAGAAAACTCCCACAGTATGACATACCATTCGACTCGTCCTGATATCtaatgtgacagatagagggtgctatCGTCCACTTGAAaactcggacaatacgtcagacaccaggtaaaagtccaatagttgactttattaaaacaaatatgttcacaaagcaccctcctctccacaatactcataaacaatacacaataatcaatcctcctctctcagacgtgttgccacccttccacccagctcagctcgtcgtctgaggatttcccacaatcctttatagcccttgacccggaagtgtttcttctgtctccatccatgtgactggtaacacttccgggtcagataaaaactccttcaacccggaagcacgtcattcctcttgtccatgtgactcggacgtacttccggggtgcaAGGCAGAtactctttgttcctccctgcagcattctctagcagcccccatggtatccagcagggctgtgaataaacactccaatgtccatgatgccctgctggaactcggggcaacctccatgctgcagggaggtctccacctggcagcgtgggggtattggccgggatgaacgaccggccatatatcacactaATTATACAAGACATTGAGTTTTTTGGAGTTCCCTCCCAGTTCCCTCCCAGTTCTGGCCTTCTAGATCCAAACTATTCTCAGTTATAATCCGCCACTTCTTACGATCAAGAATTGCAAATAATTTAGCTATTTCTGCACAACATTCATTCACTCCTTCAGCTATTGGCTGATTGTATTCTTTGCCCTGTGtgtttatatctttctttatgtttctgctgctaaatgcatttaaatgtccccttgggattaaaacaaagtttaactaatctaatctaatcagtaGCTTGGGCACATTTTCCAAAACTTCATCTCATTTTCACTGGTGTCTGTTTCCTCCACACTTCATGTTATTAACATGTCAGGCTCTTCAATAAGAAAAAAGGTCTTCAGCTTTCCTCTCCATCTGCTTAGTGCAGCTTACAGCTCAGGCTCCTTTTTAGTcttcttactttaaaatgaaattggcACTTCCACTTCTTGCTCATCTCATTAGtagcactgtacataatgaaAGGCAGAGgcattaaaagcaaaaaagaaaagatgttcGTAAACACAAATGAGGTGCAGGCGGCCGCCGTTGAAAGATGCAGAATCAGTGAGGCACAGAACGGTCTTAATGATGTCTGGTTCAGCTCATTTTGAAAGTTTACCAGAGTCATTACTGGCGCATGTAGAGGACAGGGAAATTCTTACATGTATGTGATAATCAACATGGAACACAGCCAGACTTGAATTAAATGTGCCTAAAAATGTAAGGTGAATGCCAAGCCGTACACAAAATACAGTCAGTCATTGTGTAactcacttagtcctgaacagggtcgcagggTGTTGGAGCCTATCCAAGTTAGCATAGGGCACGcagtaggaacaaaccctggacagggtgccagtctatcacagggcagaCAAACACACGCTTACTTATCTGGCGGAcggacgcctttatccaaggtggcttACAACATTCATGATACAATTagctccatttcttttgtttttccaattagaatacaggcaggtcaagtgacttgctcattcatggtcacacaatgtcagtagtgggatttgaacccacaaactcaggctttgaagtctaaagccttaaccactgcaccacccactaatagacttgcatgtctttggactgtgggagcacccagaagaaaaacATGTACACAcggcaagaacatgcaaacttcgaAAAGTGAGGACTTCAGacatgaactctggtctccttattgcaaggaagctctgctatcactgtgccaccatgctgcctcatGAAATACACATTATATAAATTTATGTGCATAGATATagatggaaaaaagaaagcagaatggCAGAAGTCTAGTTTTAGCTATGTACCTAGCCATTGGCTTTACCCCCTCTGACCAGCAAGATGTTTTGTGCAGTCGGACattacaacttaaaaaatagaaacCTAAAGGCTAGTCAGGTGCCATTTTACCCAACACCACCCAGATAGAACAATGACTGATTAGGGCCCTCAGGCGACTCAGAGCTACTCCTAAaagtctaataaaaaaaaatgctttcataGAACTTCTCTGTAAACGTAACAGGGAATGATATGGATGAGTATATGTGCCCAAATTCAATACAATCCAAAGTTTAAccaggataagaatttgtccgaGCAGTAGATGAGAAGTAGTCAGGAAGCATCCTACACGCATGCCCAGCTAGGAGTAACAGGCCATGTTTGACAATGAGAGATGTCACAGTGTGATGGGAAGCCAAACCACAAAATGGCACTTAATGAAGACCTTTTATAGTTTCCTTTGAAATTATGATGACACTTTGGTAATTTTACTGATACTAACGCAAGGCTTCACTGCaaacttaataataaaaagtctgaattagcataagctgccCTAATGCAGGGTgtccataagaaatgtaataactGCCATCACGAAGTAGAAGTACATAagaaacaagaatagttgcatcaaatatttgaaatattaaaatgtgtgcttccatGAAAATGTTTCAAGTCAAAATAttcttaattgtaatttaaatttttataccattttctaacccatttaatcTAGATCAGGGTCATGTAGGGGGTTGCTGGAgtcctatcccagcaagcactgggtgcaaggcaggaataaatccagaaagggcaccagtccatggcagggtgaacacacacatgggccagttcacctaacctgcgtgtctttggacagtgaaagggaaatagatagatagatagatagatagatagatagatagatagatagatagatagatagatagatagatagatagatagatagatagatactttattaatcccaaggggaaattcacataatccagcagcagtatactgatacaaagaaacaatatgaaattaaatagtaataaaaatgaaaagaattaaaataaaattaatgttcgcatttactcccccgggtggaattgaagagtcgcatagtgtgggggaggaacgatctgctcagtctgtcagtggaacaggacagtgacaaaagtctgtcactgaagctactcctctgcctggagaggaGCACCTGAAGCAaattcacacagacacgggggagAACATTCCCTCTTCTAGAGGTCCATGGAGGGCTACAACCCTAGCAgatgatcaaaaataacattgtattCTTAATccctgaccttgaaatagtctaaagcAATACCTCACATGCTTCTGCTTGAAATCTGACATTTGTAACCTTCTGGGAGTAGCTCTTAGAGGCCTAGGACCACTCTTAAAGaatcacatatttaaaatacaatcATATTAATGATCAGCAACGTCAAAATAGCAGAAAATGTCACCCCACTCCCCTATTTTAATGAGCACCATTTTTCCCCTCGTATCCCATCAGAGGGTAAACCCCAGTATTCAGTTGATGTGGCCTGCACACCTtaaagtccttctgatcatttgtgTTCCTTGTTGTCTTCTAGAATTGCGTGTCATGATGATGATCCCCCCTTATCTTCTGCGAGGTTCTATTTATCTGATACTGCAGAAGTCTCCACCTGCCTACTTGAACGTCCATGCCTTGTAAAGACTAACGCGTATATTATGAAAAGCAGCGCACAACATTCCCATGTAATATTCTGCTGTCAATCACTCATTCAGCTCCGCCTGTTTTCAGGATAGAATATCCCTTCAGGGCGTCCATAACCGCCTGTGCGTTGGTACTATGACACAACTTGTGATTGTCTTACATGTGGTCATCTGCACTTGGGCCTGTGATCTTGATATGTGTGCCAACAACAACTCCAGGAAAACAAGCCATTTACATTAAAGGCAGCATGCTTTAACATCACCTCATATGGAGTGAATGAGAAAAGTATAAAACTGTGCACACATTGAAATGACATTCAAATGCTCAGGTTTGACACACTTAAACCATGGCcactgcaaagctgcattttccctgtggccaaaaaaaacgTAACATTACCAACATGGTTATTTTGGGTGACAGTGCCTGGCTTCTCCATGTAGATGTAGCGATCACGTGACATTTAACCAATCTCTGTCCAATCATTATACTTTCTGGAAGATCACTTTTGaccagcatttccaaaacattctgccTTTCCTGGGATGTGCCTGCTGATCTCTGTCTGAACGCAATCTTCTGGCAGCCCCTAGTGTGTTACGGCACCTTACAAGCTCTCATAAATTCTGGTGTTGTTAGGAGAAGTTTCCCAAGTTAGGAAAAATGGATAAAATACTATTGGTGTTAATCCTAAGAGTAAGACCAAATGTGCATCACTCTGAGATCTCTGAGCCAGATAGGACAGTTTTCCTACTCTTGATGAATACTTCCTACTCTGtactttggaagctccaggtttacacaagTGACAAATTCatcacaaacaacacaaaggtgaaagtcataattaaacataatgaggtacTTACTTTCTCTGTGGATATAAAAAGCCTCCTTTGTAAGGGTcatagtctttgttggacaatcactgcaaaaatgaagacaatggAGCCTTCTGCTGACGTGAGAAACAAAgtaattgaaatgcacaaggcaggaaatgactGCAAAAAAAGAGTCTGAATGTCCCATCAAGCactgttggatccatcatcagaaagtggtaGGTTCCTCATggcacccagactcttactagaacaagCCGTCCCTCAAAACTAAACCTCAGAGCAAGACATCGAATGGTGGGAGAGGCAACTAAAAGTCCGGCCATCACTTTCAGAAGTCTGCAATGCTCTGTGATGGTACAGGGGTCCACAAATCCAAGAGCTCTGCATAAAACAGGCTTCTATGGTAGGGGAACAAGAACGAAGTCATGCCTTAAGAAGGCCCATATTAAAGCATGTATGGAAGATGTGCATTAATTTGTTCCAATCTTCTGTGAATCTACGgctcacaagtaaacataaagttctatatcaacaaaatttcgtcgtctgcatggaaaaaattaaacaagacttgcatagatggtcaacccttcatctcacactagctggaagaattaacactgttaagatgaatattcttcctaagctcctttttttatttcaaaacattccaatatacattaataaatcgttctttaagcaattagattcaacaataacctcatttatttggaattctaaacatccacgcatcaaaagagcgaccctacaaagacaaaaggcagaaggcggcatggctctacctaacttccagttttattactgggcaaatatacaggcgataagaacctggacacaaatagaaaaacatacacaggcttggaccgcaatagaagttaaatcctgcagtacttctttgtattccttgctctgtgctccaataaacacacgttatcggcaatatacaaataacccaattgtgctccactcacttagaatctggaaccaatgtagaaagcattttaagacggagaagcttctttctgtggcacccctgcaagagaaccacctctttcaaccttcacaaacatatgcagtttttaatatctggaaaaatttggaattaacttgcttagagatctttatatagacaacgtctttgcatcctatgaacaattacagtccaaatttaacattccagctacacatttctttcactatcttcaaatcaggaactttgttaaacagaaccttccagattttcctcatcttgcaccctcatccacgctggaaaaaatattgctcaattttgaggaattagactccatctctacaatatataaaatcattttacaatcccttcctttcaaagatccaagaggacactgggaaaatgacctctcaattaatatatcagaaaaggagtggaaagtagcaatgcagagaattcactcgagctccatatgcgcaaagcatacaattatacaacttaaaattatatatcgagcacatctgtctcgactaaaactctccaaaatgtttccaggacacgatccaacctgtgaacgctgcaaccaagtcccagcctcactaggtcacatgttctgggcctgctccaaattaacattattctggacaaaaattttgaattacctctcagacagtcttggactcacaatccctcctaacccattaacagctgtgtttggggttcttccagagggcttaaagtggagaaggacaaacaaattgtgattgcattcactacactgttggcacgcagacttattctgataaactggaagaacccaaactctcctcttttaagtcagtgggaaactgatgtgttatattatttaaaattggaaaaaatcaaatactcagttagaggatctgtgcagacttttttcaaaacatggcaggatctaatcagtaatattttaaaataagtttataaagcacagagaatttattaatttaggtatttttacaagccttaaattttacacgtttggcttgctctctctcagggtggggatcgatctgttcttaacataattttttttgtaaaacttgattgctatgtattgattgtaataaaattaataaataaaaaaaaaaaaaaaaaaaaaaaaagaatctacgGCTCGGGAGAAGATTCGTCTTTCAACACGACAAGAACTCTCAGCATAATGCCAAAGCGACACTGGAATGGCTCAGAAACAGAAAGGGGaatattttggaatggccaagtcaaagccctgatcttaacttTTGTGGCGcggtttgaaaactgctgttcagggGCGCCTTCCCACCACTTTAGAgagaagaatggggaagaaatcACTCCTGAGCAATGTGCAAAACTGGGACCTGCTTACCCTAAAAGAATGAAAAGTGTTATTGCAGCAAAAGGCTTCTCGACAAAATATTAAGGTGGAGGGCTTGAATACTTAAAacaaacactaactttggagtttttcttcttcaattaaatatctacatggtttattttgactttggaaattgc comes from Polypterus senegalus isolate Bchr_013 chromosome 17, ASM1683550v1, whole genome shotgun sequence and encodes:
- the LOC120517074 gene encoding sphingosine kinase 1 → MGEQADGEFGTPVLGDFDDPLRSGRRCVVTLSAREMSVQRSGYQSREVMQLVDCIGCQVTGHELSVYFYPFGKSWPQPGTARQRLVLRFKAENDEMAQRWAWMVRERSRHELPAQDGCRYGLLPQVCRALVLVNPQGGSGQAVSIFHNQVKKMLMEADIQYTLLVTDKQNHARDLMRTAELSQWDIVVILSGDGLIFEVINGLMERADWCDAIQKPLAILPGGSGNALASSINNYSRFPPVTGNHLLLNCTFLLCKGLISPMDLMSVTTASGHRLFSFLSVSWGFVSDVDIESERLRPIGGARFTLGTLWRLASLRVYQGKVAYLSLEAKTDSSPNSQQFTTGTNGPKDTLLVPLDQPVPSHWTLVEDEELVLVLAACQTHLGEDFICAPAALLSDGIIHLIVVKAGISRSALLSLFLAMEKGTHLQVQSPHVLYIQTRAFRLVPHSTKGYMTVDGERVECGPIQAQVHHQLGRVISG